The following nucleotide sequence is from Lacinutrix sp. Hel_I_90.
GCGTTTTGCCTTTTATGAAAAGAGAGAGTCATGTAGTGACTATTAGTTCTATGGGTGGCGTACAAGGGAGTATGAAATTTCCGGGCTTATCTGCTTACAGTTCAAGTAAAGGAGCAGTGATCACCTTAACAGAGTTACTGGCAGAAGAATATAAAGAAACAGGACCAAGTTTTAATGTATTGGCCTTGGGAGCTGTGCAAACAGAAATGCTTGCCGAAGCCTTTCCAGGTTACAAGGCACCTACGACAGCCTTAGAAATGGCGAAGTATATTGCGGACTTTTCATTAAACGGGAATAAGAACTTTAACGGTAAAACGCTACAGGTATCTAATTCAACACCTTAAACGCTTAGCATATGTATGTTAAAAGAAATATTGGTTGGGG
It contains:
- a CDS encoding SDR family oxidoreductase, with product MTTKNIIITGTSRGIGLELVHLFANQGHNVLALSRNEQKVSNLHFDNIESFSFDLSELDDYKKVEDFIKTEWKHVDILINNAGTLLNKPFAETTMADFDAVYKTNVFGVAEMTRCVLPFMKRESHVVTISSMGGVQGSMKFPGLSAYSSSKGAVITLTELLAEEYKETGPSFNVLALGAVQTEMLAEAFPGYKAPTTALEMAKYIADFSLNGNKNFNGKTLQVSNSTP